CGCCTGGAGCACGGCCCCGTGGCGAGATTTGGCACCGAGAATCTTTTGAAACTCCTCCGACTCGATGAAGAGGAGCTCTTCTCGCCTCTTCTTCTCGGCCGGTTCCTCTTCTTCATTAGTGGACGATTCGCCTTCAATGTAATTCAAGTACAAACTCGTAAATATTTACCGGTACATCGTGTTGTGACGaagtaaaacaaatttaaatacaaatcCAGCCATTTATTCCCATAACGTGTGCGTTTGTACCGTTAGGCAAGGTGAGACTCTTCTCCACCCGCGCCTTGATCTCGGTCATgttactcctcttcctcttcacagTGTTGGGGTCTTCCTtttcaagccccgcccctttggCCCTCAGCTTCTTCAGAGCAGCCCGCTTAGCGGCTGATAAACCGAGAGCACCGGGGGTCGGTGCCGTCGGCGGGCTGTCCTCAAAGAAGACAATGTCCTCTCCTTCGGAGAAGCCTCGGCCCAGGGCGGGAGCACGGAGCTCCTCTGGGCTTTGGGTCGCCATGGCGACCACCGATGCTGTTTTTGGGAACTGGTTCGGCGGAGATGACAACCCAGCTCTCGCAACTGCTGGGCTCTGCTGCGCCCTCTTTTGGATCTCCTCCGCCCTCCGTCTGCGGTTCTGCAGGAActccttctgcttctgcttctgctgcttcagGAGGTCCGAAGCTGAGATCGACTGGATCGGAGCGCCAGCTGCGTCCACCAAGGCTGAGGACAACCAACGAGAGAACCGCAATGAGTTCTGCAAATAAATGCGCATTCTGCTGACCTGCGCCATATGAACGTAACGCTTCCTCCTCGCGAACTTCAAAGTCCTCCAGTACTTCAGAGGACAACAAAAACAAGGCCTTTATTGTGAAAGGACTGAATGGACACACCCCGATATGCAAGGTTGAGATTCGGcattaatttattcatcatcGTGATGTCAGCTTCAGAAGAACGCTGATTGTGGTTTCCTCTCTGCGGAGCCAAGCGCCCCCCCCTGGTGGCGACATTCAGTATGAACCTCTCTTCTGCCGCTGAGTTCACATCAGACGTTTGAAAATCTTTGACACTGACTTGGATAGAATCTGAATTCACAGCACTCTCATGAACATTGCACCTGATCGGCTGTCCTGCTTTAGGTGCTTCTTCAGCTGCAGCGCTCCGGGCGTCGGCATCGACATCAGGCTCTTGAATTCACTCGAACAACCAGAAACCTCGTTGGACCGCATggctagaaaaaaaaacacacaaagaaaaccgACTAAAACAATTTGATTGTCCTGCTTTGTCTTTACAGTCCGTCGTTATCAACCGGTCTGTATTTGGGATATATTCCGTATATTTATAGACTAAAACAAACCAGTTTATGAGGTTTGTGTTCATGTCAGCGTATCGGTCCTCACCCAGCCTCTTGGCCTGGATGATGTGCTTCGCTGAGCCTTTCACAAACAGCTTGTCCAGAGTCTTCTGGGTGGGTCGGCTTGGGTCGGACGTCGTTCTGCAACACACAAATAATTGTTTGTTAACACGACGGTTTGTACGACAATGACACGACAACAGCGAACGCTCACAGCGAGGCGGCGCAGGCGGGAGAAGACACGCCGCCGTAGTAGAAGCCGTCCTGGCACAGACGCTGCCTCAGGCTGCcgcccttccccttccccttcatCTTGTTGGGCGCTTTGCCCGAGAACGACGACTGCAGCTCAGCCCTCTTCGAGCTCATCTTCTGATACTGGGCCTTGACGTGATACTGACAGTACTGACACTCGTACTGCGGgaaaacacagagaggaaacCGCTGCTTCCATGTCAGGTGAACAGACTGCAAGGGAAACAGAAGGCCTTTGACGCAGAAAGAAAGGGcggctgggggagggggagggggaggggggggggggcatcaaggACACCTCTCACCCCGGATCTGTTATGGTAACGGACCTATCGGAACACGGACAAACAGATTCAGGAACAGTTTATACCCTACAGTGATAACACGTCTCAATAAATGGTGAACGCAATCGACCTCGATATTATACTGCACATTTGTGTTTATATCCTCGCAGCTGATTGGAGGGCTTTGCAACGCCAGTAAAGGTCTATCCTATTGcagcgacgcccccccccccaccatgttGACGATCTGAGAGCAGGGATCCCCGTTCTTCTTCATGGCCTTGCAGGTGCTGTAGTCCTGAGCTTCCCCCATCAGCAGCACCTTCTGTGGGTGGTCCACCGTCAGGCTCACCTGCACACGGTCAACACGGGCTTTTATTATGCTGGGATACACTGGAATCAATGAAAACCACACATAACGTCTCAATATTACGTTTTAACGAAGAAAAGCAACTCGTGGCATCTACTCACGCCCTCATATCCATCTCTCTGCTTCATGGGGTTTGGGTTGAGGAGGCCGATGACGGCGCCCGGCTCCGTCTTCCAGTGCTCCTTGTGGACTtcgccaaacagcagcagagacacaaacacctCCAGGTTATGGAGGTCATTCAGTTTCCAGACGCTGAAGGTTTTACCCTGCGGAGAAGAAGCGCTCGGTCAAAGACGGCTTGAAACGCAGCTCGATTACGCTTCGATTTATGAAGAACTATCAGCAGGTCACAACAAAGGAAATGATGAAAGACATTTAGCTGCTGCTTTCGTTCTTTTTGCTAGAAACACTCGAGGCGGGACTAAAGTCTTCCAAACAGAATGGGCATTTGAGTATTTTATTTGGAGGTCGTACATTCAATCAGTCTGTGTGAGAACTTGAAGTAATCAGGAAGTGAGCAAGGAAAGGAGGTGTGCGTGAATTTATCTGAATGAGCTGCTGCGAAATataacaaaatcaaaatcagagaatgagaaaatgttcctggagaaaacaaaaacaggaacaggCGAGCACGGGAGGGCCGTTTGAACACGGACTCACACTACTCTTGCTTTGTTGTGTGGCTTTGTTGACCAAGACGCCGAAGGTCACCCAGtcgctctcctccagcttctcccgCGCCAGACGCTCTGGCACCGCGGAGAGGCGGATCAGGCGGCGGTCGGCCATCTTGCGGCCCATTTCGCTGGAAGAAACGCGCGGTTTCCTGAGAAGAAAGAGATTTACCGTCGTGTGAAACGCCGTGCAGGAAAACCCGGGTCTAGAGGAGAACAGGCTCGATCACGTCAACGTCCTCACCTGAGCCGCAGACCAGAATACTTCTCAATGGCAGCATCTGCGGGGAGCACGGGAAGAGGGGAGGGCTTCACCTCCCTTGGGCTCTGGGAGGTCGGCGGTGAAGCCAGCGGACCGGTTCCGGTGCTGGTGCTCGCCACCGGCTGGAAGGAGCTGCCGACCTTCACCTCCATCAGCGGCTGTCTGtcttctgagggggggggggggggaacgagaAACTACAAGTCAAGCCCCGACTTCCAAAGGTGCCTGCGCGACGACGAGCCTCTACCCGATGTGCTGGCTCTGGGGTGGTGCGCTACCCTGGGTTTGCGCTTGAAGGAGTCAGCGGCGTTGAGCTGATCAAAGAAGTCAGAAGACTCCCGGAGTGTCGCCGGTCCTCCTCTGACCGGAGACGACGGGGACGTggctgataaaaacaaaagcaggatCACACAGAATCCACGTTTGTCGCACGCCAGCGCGGCTTTAACGTCCTTATCAGGCAAGTCGTGGGCAAACGTCTCGAACTTTTCAACCACCCTCGAAGTGAGAGACAAAACGCTCACCCGTCTGTGTCCTGGTGTTCTGTGTGGGCGTGGTCGGCTTGACCTGGGTCTGTTTGGTGGCTGCTGCTCTGGGgctcctgcagctctctgctGTTCTGACTGCTGCTCTGGGGCTCCTGCAGCTCTCCGCTGTTCTGACTGCTGCTCTGGGGCTCCTGCAGCTCTCCGCTGTTCTGACTGCTGCTCTGGGGCTCCTGCAGCTCTCCGCTGTTCCGACTGGAGTTGGAGGCGAGACGGAAACCTTCCGGCTCCTCGCTAGTTGCTCCTGCAACTGCTTCATCTGCTCCTGCGTGCGTCTCAGCTCCTCTAAGGGAGGAAGACATTAAGATCTACTGGCGATCCAAACGAGCGTCATCTGGACGGCGGTTAGAGGACAAACCTTGTAAATCCTCCCTGGACATGTCCAGGTTATTGGACCCTTCCCCTCCATCTTGATTTCCTTTGGAGTCTCTCTGTTCATTTTCAATATCATCCACATCTCCGAAGAGACCCGGGACAGTGTCCTCttcatcattgtcatcatcatcatcatcatcatcaaagaggCGATCTAAGTCATCTTCCTGCTGCTGACCGCTCGGTCCTGCTTCAACACCCTCGCTCTCTAACAGCAGCGCCGTCAAAACGTCCAGATCGTCCTCACCTGGAAAAAGgagtaaatatttaaactaGCAAACGTCTCGATAGATCATAAAGCTGCGCTTTCACACCAAAAGTCACTGACCTTCCATTTTAGAAATGTCGATTCCAGATGACCTACAACAACATAGATGCATAAATTAATGCGGAACGAAGGAAACACTGATTTGGAAGCACAAACATGgataaaacaatgcaaaacagtttgtttgtttatttatttagacagTACTGCATTAAATAGGTAGCATCACAACAATATATTGAATCATCCTGTGTCTGTTAGTTAAATTATCAGTCACTATTAAAAGGTAACTCTGCAAAACACATTAGTTACATTTGAGACTAAACATAGTGTCAAGGATGCTATGTCCGTACAatacattataaataaagctaCAATAGATTTCATAGGCTTTGGGTTCACGGCTAGCTCAGGTGCTAGCTCTAAGGGTAGCTTCCACGGAGCTACGTGGACTTCGTGATTTCTAATCGATTCGAAATCACGAATCGCGTGAATATAACACTCACAGATCAGTGTTCGGAGCCTCCACTGCGGACATGAAGAAATCGGAACTGGCGCTCAACGAAGGACCCTGCGTTGTTGT
This portion of the Brachionichthys hirsutus isolate HB-005 chromosome 22, CSIRO-AGI_Bhir_v1, whole genome shotgun sequence genome encodes:
- the mcm10 gene encoding protein MCM10 homolog codes for the protein MDSEEDDLDVLTALLLESEGVEAGPSGQQQEDDLDRLFDDDDDDDDNDEEDTVPGLFGDVDDIENEQRDSKGNQDGGEGSNNLDMSREDLQEELRRTQEQMKQLQEQLARSRKVSVSPPTPLQEPQSSSQNSRELQEPQSSTTSPSSPVRGGPATLRESSDFFDQLNAADSFKRKPRVAHHPRASTSEDRQPLMEVKVGSSFQPVASTSTGTGPLASPPTSQSPREVKPSPLPVLPADAAIEKYSGLRLRKPRVSSSEMGRKMADRRLIRLSAVPERLAREKLEESDWVTFGVLVNKATQQSKSSGKTFSVWKLNDLHNLEVFVSLLLFGEVHKEHWKTEPGAVIGLLNPNPMKQRDGYEGVSLTVDHPQKVLLMGEAQDYSTCKAMKKNGDPCSQIVNMYECQYCQYHVKAQYQKMSSKRAELQSSFSGKAPNKMKGKGKGGSLRQRLCQDGFYYGGVSSPACAASLTTSDPSRPTQKTLDKLFVKGSAKHIIQAKRLAMRSNEVSGCSSEFKSLMSMPTPGALQLKKHLKQDSRSALVDAAGAPIQSISASDLLKQQKQKQKEFLQNRRRRAEEIQKRAQQSPAVARAGLSSPPNQFPKTASVVAMATQSPEELRAPALGRGFSEGEDIVFFEDSPPTAPTPGALGLSAAKRAALKKLRAKGAGLEKEDPNTVKRKRSNMTEIKARVEKSLTLPNGESSTNEEEEPAEKKRREELLFIESEEFQKILGAKSRHGAVLQAAEYQVQESYFNALVKKEQLEEKMRGVREMKCRAVTCKKCKYTYFKPADRCVEQNHDLRRHEAVKRFFRCPCGQRAIALDRLPHRHCSHCGLFKWERDGMLKEKAGPKIGGELLLPRGDEHGKFLNSVQ